CGAACCCCACAGCGGGCAAGCTGTACCTCAACTGGGCGCTGTCCACCGAACGCCAGCAGGGCTCCTTCAACGGCTGGTCCGTCCGCACGGACGTCACCCCCGCCGGCGGCCTGAAGCCCGTCTGGACCTACCGCAACGCCCACCTCGACGGCTTCCCCCGCTTCATGGAGGACCGCGCCCAGGTCGAGCGGTGGAAGCAGACCTTCGCCCTCTACTTCGGCGAGGTCAAGGGCGACCCGACGCCGGGCGTCCTGGGCCTGCACCCCGGGCGGTGACACCCCGCCGGGCGTGACACCCCGCCGGCGTGACGCTCCACCGGCGGGCACGGCGCACAAGGCGGACGCGGGCGCGACGGGCGGGCACGGCTGGGCACTTGGCAGGTGCGGCGCGCTCCTTTACCTCGATCAGACGTGTCCCTGTCTACACTCGGCTGGCCCCGCCAGCCCCGTGCCCGTCCGGACCGTCGCAGAGGGAATCGCCGCCGTGCCCGCCATCGCCGCCCCCGCCTTCGTACGCCGAGGTTCGCTGCCGCTCCGGCACCTGCCCGACCTGGTGTTCCTGACCGTGGCCGTCGGCGGGGTGCTCCGCCTCGTCGACGTCAACTCCACGCTGTGCTGGGAACTGGTCCCCCTCATCACCCTGCTGTCGGGCGGATACGTCGCCGGACTCGCCCTCTGGGACCGGCTCGGGAGCCGGGGCAGGCCCCTGTGGCTCGGCTCCCTGCTGACCCTGTGGTGCTGGATCTCCTGGGGGATGCCCGCCCCCGTCGCCACCGCCTACACCTGGCTGGCCCTCCCGCTGGCCATCCTCGCCCTGCGCATGTTCACCGCCCGTACGGCGGTCGCCGCCGTCGGCGTGATCACCGTGCTCCTCGTCGTGGTGATCGCCCGGACCGCCGCGCCCCTCCATCCCGAACTGGTCGTCCCGCCCGCCGCCGCGCTCTGGGCCACCGTCGCCCTCTACCGCGCCCAGCAGCGAATCCTCGGCGAACTCCGCCGCACCCGGGCCGAGTTGGCGCGCGGCCAGCGCGAGGCCGGCCGGCTCGCCGAGCGCGCCCGGATCGCCCGCGACCTGCACGACACGCTCGCCCAGGAACTCGCCGGCAGCCGGATGCTCCTCCAGGCCGCCGACCGCGACTGGGACCGCCGCCCCGACCTCGCCAGGACCCAGGTCCGCACGGTCGTGGACGCGCTCGGCGCCAACCTCGCCGAGACCCGCACCATCATCGGCGACCTCACCCCGCCCGCCCTGGAGCACGACGACCTCACCACCGCGCTCCGCACCCTCTGCGCCCGCGACACGGCCGCGTCCTCGCGGGTGCTGTTCCGCGCCGAGGGCGAGCCGGGCGACCTGCCCCGCGACCGGGCCGCCGCCCTGCTCCGCGTCGCCCAGGGCCTGCTGGCCAACGCCCGCGAGCACGGCCGCGCCCGGCACGTCTGGGTCACCCTCGACCACCACGACGGCACGACCGTCTCCGTCGAGGTACGGGACGACGGCGTGGGCTTCGACGCGGCCCGGGCCGCCGCCCGGCGGGGCGACCGCGGCCTCGGCCTGAGCGCCGGCCGGGAGCGCCTGGACGCCCTCGGCGGCTCGCTCACCGTCCGCAGCACACCCGGCCGGGGCACCCTGGCCCGCGCGACTCTCCCCGTGGACACCCTCGCCCTGGCCGGTCCGGCGGCCGGCCGGTGAACGACCCGCACACCCGCCCGCTGCGCGTCCTGGTCGTGGACGACCACATGGTCGTACGCGCCGGACTGCGCGCCCTGCTCACCGGCGAACCCGGCTTCGACGTCGTCGGCGAGACCGGCGACGGCGAGGAGGCCGTCCGCCTCGCCGCGCGGCTGCGCCCGGACGTCGTGCTGATGGACCTCCGGCTGACCGACGACACCGCGCCCGGCACCCGGGTGGGCGGCCTCGAAGCGACCCGGCGGATCACCGCCGAGGCCCCGGGCAGCCGGGTCGTCGTCCTCACCGGCTCCGGCACCCAGGGCGATGTCGTACGGGCGATGGAGGCGGGCGCCCGCGGCTACGTCCTCAAGGCGGGACCGCCCGAGGAACTGTTCCGCGCGGTGCGTGCCGCGGCGGCCGGCGGCATGGGGCTCGCCCCCGAGGCCGCCGGACACCTCGCC
The sequence above is drawn from the Streptomyces griseiscabiei genome and encodes:
- a CDS encoding sensor histidine kinase produces the protein MPAIAAPAFVRRGSLPLRHLPDLVFLTVAVGGVLRLVDVNSTLCWELVPLITLLSGGYVAGLALWDRLGSRGRPLWLGSLLTLWCWISWGMPAPVATAYTWLALPLAILALRMFTARTAVAAVGVITVLLVVVIARTAAPLHPELVVPPAAALWATVALYRAQQRILGELRRTRAELARGQREAGRLAERARIARDLHDTLAQELAGSRMLLQAADRDWDRRPDLARTQVRTVVDALGANLAETRTIIGDLTPPALEHDDLTTALRTLCARDTAASSRVLFRAEGEPGDLPRDRAAALLRVAQGLLANAREHGRARHVWVTLDHHDGTTVSVEVRDDGVGFDAARAAARRGDRGLGLSAGRERLDALGGSLTVRSTPGRGTLARATLPVDTLALAGPAAGR
- a CDS encoding response regulator transcription factor, coding for MNDPHTRPLRVLVVDDHMVVRAGLRALLTGEPGFDVVGETGDGEEAVRLAARLRPDVVLMDLRLTDDTAPGTRVGGLEATRRITAEAPGSRVVVLTGSGTQGDVVRAMEAGARGYVLKAGPPEELFRAVRAAAAGGMGLAPEAAGHLAGHLADPGNALTGREIEVVRLVALGHSNRSIAAALFLTEATIKTHLVRVYRKLGTENRAATVSEALRRGLLELS